The DNA segment agttacatttgcaataaaaaaattataacttcctccaacgaaatattttaactaaaattctgaatctttaattggaatgcttgaatttttaattacaaaaattaattttaaatacataaaaacgaattttcaaccaaagagaagaatttttgactaaaattatgaataaaaaaaatgtgttgacaAAGTATGTAGTTCAACTgttaagcaagtagttgaattttcaaccaaaatacattaatttttaacaaaaaagattaaatttttaccaagagaGATGAAATTACAAGCATCCCTTAAGCTGACACGAATTGCTCCtaaaatttgcaaacatttcaaaattttccaggaatcttcagatagtagatatttcaaacaaaaggattttaattattaataaaaagagaattttgtaccaaaataatatatttttcaatccaaaaaggccaattttcaacaaaagtgccgaatttttaagacagaaaggcgaattttctagaaaacagtagAATAATCaccccaaaaatttgaattttcaacaaaaaagaatagctaaatttgtagttaaagaaattgaattttgaccaaaaaagaaacgtaatttcaacaaagtaattaaattccccagcaaataggagaatttttaactaaaagagatgaattctgaaacaaaattataccaataaactgtttatttaaaaagttttcattctttgaaaaatgggaaaagagtgtgaagtctggaCCACAGTCATACAGAATTTGTATAACATTAAACtttagtttatcgaaaatttaattacttttttaggtTTCTTCTGATATTCTATGACTTTCCCTGacttgtttaattttgtttagactttcctgacctgtagcaaccctTAATAATGTGAGATTCACTGGGAACCCGCTTTACTGGGCATTTTGGGGGTGCCTTCAATGGCCTTCTCGATAAATCGGGGTTCtccaaattcttcttcttgtctctctctctctctctctcgccccATTTGATCTAGGTTCCGGTAAAGCGGGTTCCCAGTGTAATTAGTTGACTAACATCTCCTATTTCTATCATGGTCCCAAAAAATTGCTTTCATGATCATTTATCAAAATTCCTTTTCAGAGATTATGAGAATATTTCTCTAGACGTACTAGAGAATATTTATAATGGAACAAATTGCCATTTTCAAGCGaagttaaagaatttcgaaaaagtagAAGAGATTCTGAAGCTTATCAAGGAAATCGATTATCCTGCCAGTCCAAAAACCAGAAGTACACTCCATGGACGCAAAAGTTTGGATTGGTCAAAGTACAACACATCATGGAAAAGAGAAACCGGAAAAGCAATCGAATTTGCTAAACTGGCAATGAAGGATAATCCAGAATTTGCTGAATGGTACTTTATCATGGATAAACATTTCAGAAGTCAAAGAAGACGTCCACAATTATACTTTAAGCCTTGCCAAAAAAAATCGAAGCCTTCGAAACTGCTTACAAACTACATCCAGAGGCATTATATGTATTATACATTGCTGAAATCTTGGAAGATCAAACAGATTGCTGGGAATGGCATTCCACTAAATCTTTTGatatgttcaagaaaatatttgagacAGAACCAAAGAACTCTGTAATTAATCTATACCTCGCTCTTGGATTTAGTAAGTCCAACGAGTTCAAATTGGCAAGGAAGTGCCTTAATTTTGTAAGACAAAGATCTCCTGAGGACCCGACGTACAAACGATGTCTAAAATTGTATTCTTGGGCTTGCGAACGTATCGAAGTAtgtttcatatttattatttatttaagggcatgtgacatagctaaatacctatattaccgaactcactttttcagttccctgaatgtttttttaaacctaaaaactttttttataaataaaatatggagctgaaactttggacaatgtattagagtacaataaagtacgtttaggtactgcattttggtaggaacttcactgaaaattattttatcttttttctgaacctcgacatttttttaacgttccaactttttttatacataaaatatcggtctcaaattttgagaaatgcaagagccgaaagaaaactacgtttaagtacaaatcttaataataaaagatgtaaaaaaatgtttaactatcaattccatcggcatcagccggtaacgttgtacacgaaaatacgaaccctctagagcctcgtctagtggccgccagggttcgtattttcgtgtacaacgttaccggctgattccgatggaattgatagttgaaatatttttttttacatcctttattattaagatttgtacttaaacgtagttttctttcggctcttgcatttctcaacgtttgagaccgatattttgtgtattaaaaaagttggaacgttcaaaaaatgtcgaggttcagaaaaaagataaaataattttcagtgaagttcctaccaaaatgaagtacctaaacgtactttattgtactctaatacattttccaaagtttcagctcgatattttatttacaaaaaaagttcttaggttcagaaaaacattcagtgaactgaaaaagtgaggtcggtaatataggaatttagctgtgtcacatggcCTTACATGTGTATTATAGAATTAACcagtttttactattaaaaatttgtaatcaattcCGTTTTTCAGATGGCCCGTTCTTATCAGGAAGTAGTAAGGATATTTTTTTCGGATAGTTCGTTCGTAGCAGGAAGCAATaaggcaatttttcaaacaatattgcAATGTGTACacaatttctttgatttattataaatactcgtttttttcaatcctcgttaatatataaatgtttgaaaaataaaaatgtatatataaaattaaaagctgTTTTTTAGTttgtgaaagtaactttatatgtttaatatagaaaGCTTTGATAACTTATATCATAAGATATTCTTAAACATATTGCCACTATCGGATAATTGAATAAAGAAtgctaaaaacaaaattatttcttgaatttagtaCGAGAGTCCATGGATATGAAtactatttaaaacaaatttatatttcatctTTATATACTTAAAATTGAGAGTATATTCTAACAGtggagataaaaatatttttcacgaacATATCGAAAcgcttatatttttttcaacaacattaATGTGAatactatattatattatattaaattcaattcaaatcgcttgaaattccttacaagtgaaaatattgcatttgcAACAGggtagatgaattctgaaccaaatagttcaatcttcaaacgagaagattaattttctaattaaaagacgaatttttaacctaatacttgaattttttaactaaaaaagatcaattttaaaccaaaaattgaatagctaaatttccagttaaaaaataaatctttttcaacgcaaagaaaaattgcttttttccgcAACAGCAAATATtcagtaatgaattttcaaaaaaaaattgttcatcttgaacttaaatatttaaattttta comes from the Belonocnema kinseyi isolate 2016_QV_RU_SX_M_011 chromosome 6, B_treatae_v1, whole genome shotgun sequence genome and includes:
- the LOC117175033 gene encoding uncharacterized protein LOC117175033, with protein sequence MRLILTVYENALKEDFTESNENLKLAGIQLETMKNDEDYENISLDVLENIYNGTNCHFQAKLKNFEKVEEILKLIKEIDYPASPKTRSTLHGRKSLDWSKYNTSWKRETGKAIEFAKLAMKDNPEFAEWYFIMDKHFRSQRRRPQLYFKPCQKKSKPSKLLTNYIQRHYMYYTLLKSWKIKQIAGNGIPLNLLICSRKYLRQNQRTL